From the Calditrichota bacterium genome, the window AAACTGAGGCTGAAGAAAATTGAAAAACATGCTTTGATGATGAACAATGTCAAAAAAATGTGAGTAATTGATTAGAATTAACCGACAATGATTAGTTTTTGTTTAGTGACAAACTGGAGGTAGTTATGCCATTTGGATTTGGAGGCGGAAGAGGACGTGGACGAGGTGGCGGCGGTGGCGGTCGCGGAATGGGCGGAGGAGGAAGAGGACGGTTTTTATCAGAAAAAAATAATTTTTGTATTTGTCCCAATTGCAAAACAGTTGTACCGCATCAGTTAGGAGTCCCTTGTTATCAGACGATTTGCCCCAATTGCGGCACTCCGATGACGCGACAATTTCAATCGGGTCTGCAAAACGCAGGACCAGTACCAACGGCAGCGCCAATGGCGCAGATCCCCAACGTAGATGCGGAAATGTGTACGGGCTGCAGAAAATGTCTCAATGTTTGTCCGGTAAATGCCATTAAAATGGTTGATAACAACGCGGTCATTGATGCCAATCAATGCAGTGGCTGTTTAGTCTGCATTCCTGCTTGTCCGTTTGGGGCAATTAAGGTAGGAGAGAATGGCTGACAAAACAGCACAATTAAAAATGGGGCAGAAGATTGCATTTTGGGCGACTTTGATCACGTTGCTGCTTTCTGCGCTCAAAGGCGTGGTAGGCGTTGCGTTTGATTCCAAAGTGTTGGTCGCTGATGCCTTTCATAGCGGTGCTGACAGTATCGCCATTTTCGCATCGGGATTCGGACTGTGGCTTGCGGCGAGAAAAAAAAGCGAGCGTTTTCCGTACGGTCTCTACAAAGCGGAGACATTTGTAACTTTGTTCATTGGCGGATTCATTGTGTGGGCAGGCGCGGAATTACTGATTGAAGGATATCGCAAATTATTCGTTGTGCCTCCGATCATAAAATTTCCGATTTTGCCTGTTTGCGCATCGGTAATTTCGATCGTGATTGCCTTTTTTATCGCCAGAAAAGAGAAAAAAGTCGGCGAGCAGATTCACTCGCAATCTTTAATTGCCAACGGCAAGGAATCGTTTCTGGACATTTTCTCATCGACTGTGGTTTTGCTGGGCATTCTCGTGGCTTATTGGCGCATTCCCTACGTGGAAAGCGCAATTATCATATTGATTTCCTTGCTGATTTTGAAATTGGGAATGGAAAATATCTGGAATTCGCTGCTGGTTTTGATGGATGCAAATTTGGACAAGCCTTTGCAGGGGGAGATAGAGAAGCTTGTTTCAGAAGTAACAGGCGTCAAGTCGGTGAATCATGTGAAAATCAGGCAAGCAGGTCCTTTTCGCCTGGTGGAAACCGAATTTGCCACAAATCCATCAATTACAATTTTTCAGGCGCATGAGATTGCCGATGATGTGGAAAAACAAATTATGGAAAAATTCCCTTCTGTGGAATCCGTATTTGTCCATGTGGAGCCGTCGCGCCAGCGAGAAATTCGTGCGATTATTCCGGTAAAAAATATCGATGGTCTGCGTTCGCAGGTTAATAGTCATTTCGGCAGAGCGCCGTACTTTGTCATTTTGAAAATATTTGATGACAATGTTGAAATTGAAGACTTTTACCTCAATGAATTTTTAGATCGTAAACAGCACATTGGAGTGCACGTTGTTAAGGTAATCGTGAATTACGATCTGGACATGGTTTTCACAAGCCAAATCGGTGAAATCTCTTTTTACATGCTGAAGGAGAATTTTATTGATCTTTATCAGATTGGCAATGAGGATGCCAAGGTGGAAGACGTGATAGCGATGTACAAAGAAAACAAGCTTCCGCGCATTACCGCACCCACGCACTCTGTGGATGAAGCGGAAGTTGAAAAGGAGTAAATCGTTTCCGGGGTTGTGTCATCTAAAAAGAAAAAAAGTGTCTCATAAATTAATCAGTTCATTCCATACAAGGAGTTTCAAATATGAAAATCGCCGTTGCAACCGACGATAAGATTTTCATTCGCAAGGGACATTTTGGCGAAGGAAAATACTATCTGATTTATGAAATTCTGAACGGGAAAATATTTTCCGAAGAATTGCGGCCTAATCCGGACGTGCTTGAAGAAAAACATCAACACGGTAATGCCGAGAGAGTTATGGAATTGCTCAATGATTGCCAGATTTTTATGGCGCAAAGCATGGGGAAAAAATCAATTAAAAAACTGGCGGAAAACAGTTTTGAAGTGATCATTTCCACTATTGAAGAAGCCGAAAAAGCCGTTAGCTCTTACCTTGATGGCCAGGATGATTTGTTCAAGTATTACGACAAGGAAGCAGATGCCTTGCTTTCCTGCGCCAGCAGAAGTTAGGGAGCTTTGCTGGAAAATAATTTTCGTCGGAGAAAGCAATTTCTGAAAGCACTTATAATGCGAATGACCAGTTAAAATTGAACATAAGTCGCTAATTTATTGTTTTTAAAAGGCTGACGCCTTAACTCCACTCCAATTTAGGAATTTTAGGAATTAAGCCGTAAGGCTTTTATTATTTTCATTGCTATTTTACTTAAAATTTTCCAACTGGTCATTCATATTTATAGTCAAATTTGCAAAAGCCATTGACCGGGAACTTTTCTTTTTCTCTATTGCGATATCAAAGATTCAATTTTCGTGACCGAATTCAAAAAGATTATCCGCATTAAAAGGATCGACAAAATATGTCCATCTTAATTAAAAATAAAAACTGCGCCATTTGCAAGTTGCTGCATCACTGCGGCTCCGGAGGCCCGACTTGCTAATTTGTTTGTTACTAAAATGACAGATAACAATTAACCATGTAATGGAATTAGCGGGCAAAAAAAGAAATGAAAGGTGATTTTTCATGAAGGCGATTGATAAAACAAACATTAATGGCGTGGCGTTGAGAAACCGCTTTTTTATGGCTCCGGTGAAAACCTCGATGGGACTTCCCGGAGGAAAAGTGACTGAAGATAATATTAAATTCTACGAAAAAATAGCGAAAGGGGGGACGGCTGCCATTATTTTGGAGCCGATGGCTGTGCTTCCGAGCGGAAAAGAACATCCGAAACAGTTGAGTATTCATGATGACTCTTTTGTTGGCGACATCAAAAAACTTGTTGACACGATTCACAAAAATGGCGCTGTTGCTGGCATTCATCTGAATCATGCCGGTAGAGCCGCCAATCCTAAAGTCATTGGACAAACTCCATTGGCGCCGTCAAAAATGGTATGTCCGACTACGGGCACTGAAGCACAAGAAATGACAACAGAACAAATTCAGGAAATTGTAGCCGGTTTCGGCGCGGCAACGAGACGCGCGGTGGCTGCAGGAGCCGATTTTATCGAAATTCAGTTTGGTCACGGGTATCTCGTGGCGCAATTTTTTTCTGAAAGGACAAATAAAAGGACCGATGAATACGGCGGGAGTCTGGAAAATCGGCTCCGCTTTGCCCGCGAAGTCCTTGACGAAGTGACTAAAAATAAGGGCAATTTGCCGTTCATCGTGCGCGTTTCCGGACAAGAATTTGTTGACGGCGGGCTTGTGCCGGAAGATTTAGCGCCGCTTTTTGAGTTGAGCGAAAACTACGGGGCGTCTGCGTTGCATGTTGGCTACGGAAATGCTTGCGATAATCCGCCCTGGTACTACAACCACATGGCGATGCCCGAGGATGAGCAATTTCGCGTTTTGAAAGCGATCAAAGAAATGACCAACTTGCCGCTGATAGCAGTGGGAAGAATGGGCTTTGTCCCGAAAATAGACAAGGTTTTAGGCGAAGGTTTGGCGGATTACATCGCCTTGGGTAGGCCGCTGATTGTTGACCCGGAATTTCCCAACAAAATGATTTCCGGCAAGGAAGAGGAAATTATTTTGTGCGGCGGTTGTCTGGAAGGATGTCTGCGTTCTGTGAAAAAAGGCGAGAAGATCAAATGTATCGTTAATCCCGATTTCAACATGCCGAAAATTACTCCGTCCGAGAAATCGCGAAAGGTGATGATTGTCGGCGGCGGAATAGCAGGAATTTCCGGAGCAATTCATCTGGCGCGCAAGGGACACAAAGTCACAATTTTCGAAAAAAGCGATCATCTTGGCGGTCAGGCGGAATATGCCCCGACGCTTTCATTTCTCAAACAGCAATTACAGCGCACCATTGACAGCGTAAAAAGACAGTTGAGAACTGTAGATGTGGACGTAAAACTTGCTACTGAAGTAACGCCGGAATTGGTGGAAAAAGAAAATCCGGATGTCCTAATTGTTGCCACGGGCTCAAGGCAGAATATCCCTGCGATTAAAAATCTCGAAACCCAGTACTATCTGACCTCGCTGAATTTTTTCTCTGATCCGAGCAAAGTAAAAGGAGATCGAATTTTGATCGTTGGCCTTGGAATGATCGGATTGGAAGCAGCAGCAATTTTGGCAAATCAAAATAAAGAAGTGGTCGGTGTAGAGCCATTACCGGAGGCGGCAGCGAATATGGAGCCCATTACCAGGAAAGTTCTGCTGATGAAGTTGGCAAAAATGAAAAATGTGACGCTATACACCAATACATTAGTGAAAGGTTTTGCAGATGACGCCGCTATCATCAGCCGAAACGGAGAAGAAAAACAGCTTGCGCCTTT encodes:
- a CDS encoding FAD-dependent oxidoreductase is translated as MKAIDKTNINGVALRNRFFMAPVKTSMGLPGGKVTEDNIKFYEKIAKGGTAAIILEPMAVLPSGKEHPKQLSIHDDSFVGDIKKLVDTIHKNGAVAGIHLNHAGRAANPKVIGQTPLAPSKMVCPTTGTEAQEMTTEQIQEIVAGFGAATRRAVAAGADFIEIQFGHGYLVAQFFSERTNKRTDEYGGSLENRLRFAREVLDEVTKNKGNLPFIVRVSGQEFVDGGLVPEDLAPLFELSENYGASALHVGYGNACDNPPWYYNHMAMPEDEQFRVLKAIKEMTNLPLIAVGRMGFVPKIDKVLGEGLADYIALGRPLIVDPEFPNKMISGKEEEIILCGGCLEGCLRSVKKGEKIKCIVNPDFNMPKITPSEKSRKVMIVGGGIAGISGAIHLARKGHKVTIFEKSDHLGGQAEYAPTLSFLKQQLQRTIDSVKRQLRTVDVDVKLATEVTPELVEKENPDVLIVATGSRQNIPAIKNLETQYYLTSLNFFSDPSKVKGDRILIVGLGMIGLEAAAILANQNKEVVGVEPLPEAAANMEPITRKVLLMKLAKMKNVTLYTNTLVKGFADDAAIISRNGEEKQLAPFDTVIIAAGMKPMTDLAEKLQSCCNGEVYAIGDAHEVGDIKSAFTEGMELINKVK
- a CDS encoding cation diffusion facilitator family transporter, producing the protein MADKTAQLKMGQKIAFWATLITLLLSALKGVVGVAFDSKVLVADAFHSGADSIAIFASGFGLWLAARKKSERFPYGLYKAETFVTLFIGGFIVWAGAELLIEGYRKLFVVPPIIKFPILPVCASVISIVIAFFIARKEKKVGEQIHSQSLIANGKESFLDIFSSTVVLLGILVAYWRIPYVESAIIILISLLILKLGMENIWNSLLVLMDANLDKPLQGEIEKLVSEVTGVKSVNHVKIRQAGPFRLVETEFATNPSITIFQAHEIADDVEKQIMEKFPSVESVFVHVEPSRQREIRAIIPVKNIDGLRSQVNSHFGRAPYFVILKIFDDNVEIEDFYLNEFLDRKQHIGVHVVKVIVNYDLDMVFTSQIGEISFYMLKENFIDLYQIGNEDAKVEDVIAMYKENKLPRITAPTHSVDEAEVEKE
- a CDS encoding 4Fe-4S dicluster domain-containing protein produces the protein MPFGFGGGRGRGRGGGGGGRGMGGGGRGRFLSEKNNFCICPNCKTVVPHQLGVPCYQTICPNCGTPMTRQFQSGLQNAGPVPTAAPMAQIPNVDAEMCTGCRKCLNVCPVNAIKMVDNNAVIDANQCSGCLVCIPACPFGAIKVGENG